One genomic segment of Odocoileus virginianus isolate 20LAN1187 ecotype Illinois chromosome 33, Ovbor_1.2, whole genome shotgun sequence includes these proteins:
- the CCDC78 gene encoding coiled-coil domain-containing protein 78 isoform X5, with protein sequence MMKRKPERCHQPLNCPAFPRGRGTGSLLGTTEALATQVTVLQQQVLPRAEAWLPGVPGGAPAWATNLGTELPSDLELSEEQRLQVCKELVDLQIKNQRLQEQHDAEIFELKSEVLWLESRVLELELQAARAAPEEADPGRRPALAQELGHKAGGQVHSYRRRLQAQSTDFLTPKNKQQELGDGTGVQPPSPELPAEAKRAQEQHGARQKALETRVAALGRQLQGAWEEARTAGQRLAAQAVVLSACRGQLHQAEAENARLQLQLKKLNEAYAIRLQHCARTVAGYADGTGPKPTAAALRTFLETTLEDIRAAHHNREQQLARAARSYRKCLADLSRRHEELLTAPSVQQMLVDPVGAPGNPRAAFGVAPSDVALLPMHTVTEFSHWTEDQARLEKQLQKLKAQKASGEVSQGGTLEPQGLEAASWAQIHQNLQKFTRGTQAELERERAQLLVRATMAEEQLSELQEYKQEILRLRKLANLELNSS encoded by the exons ATGATGAAAAGGAAGCCGGAAAGGTGTCACCAACCACTGAACTGTCCTGCTTTCCCTCGTGGGCGGGGCACCGGGAGTCTCCTGGGAACGACAGAGGCCTTGGCAACACAAGTCACAGTGCTGCAGCAACAG GTTCTGCCACGGGCCGAGGCCTGGCTGCCAGGAGTCCCTGGGGGTGCCCCAGCCTGGGCCACCAACCTTGGGACAGAGCTTCCCTCAGACCTAGAGCTGAgtgaggagcagcggctgcag GTCTGCAAGGAGCTGGTCGACCTGCAGATCAAAAACCAGCGCCTGCAGGAGCAGCACGATGCTGAAATCTTTGAGCTGAAGAGTGAG GTCCTGTGGCTGGAGAGCCGCgtgctggagctggagctgcaGGCAGCACGGGCAGCCCCAGAAGAGGCTGATCCAGGGCGTCGCCCGGCCCTGGCACAGGAGCTCGGACACAAGGCTGGGGGGCAGGTACACTCCTACCGTCGCAGACTCCAG GCACAGTCCACAGACTTCCTGACCCCCAAGAACAAGCAGCAGGAGCTGGGGGACGGCACAGGTGTTCAGCCACCCAGCCCGGAG CTGCCAGCAGAGGCAAAGCGGGCGCAGGAGCAGCACGGGGCTCGGCAGAAGGCCCTGGAGACGCGTGT GGCAGCCCTGGGCCGGCAgctgcagggagcctgggaggAGGCCAGGACAGCTGGGCAGCGACTGGCTGCACAAGCCGTG GTGTTGTCTGCCTGCCGGGGCCAGCTCCACCAGGCTGAGGCAGAGAACGCCCGGCTGCAGCTGCAACTTAAGAAGCTGAATGAGGCGTATGCCATTCGACTGCAGCACTGCGCCCGAACTGTGGCT GGATACGCAGATGGCACAGGCCCGAAGCCCACAGCCGCAGCCCTTCGGACATTCCTGGAGACCACTCTGGAGGACATCAGGGCAGCTCATCACAACCGTGAGCAACAGCTGGCCCGGGCCGCCCGCTCCTACCGCAAGTGCCTGGCAGATCTGAGCCGGAGGCATGAAGAGCTGCTGACTGCTCCCAG TGTGCAGCAGATGCTGGTGGACCCTGTCGGGGCCCCTGGGAACCCCAGGGCTGCCTTTGGTGTGGCCCCCTCAGATGTGGCGCTGCTGCCCATGCACACAGTCACCGAATTCAGCCACTGGACAGAGGACCAGGCCAGGCTGGAGAAGCAGCTCCAGAAGCTCAAGGCCCAG AAGGCATCTGGTGAAGTCTCCCAGGGGGGCACATTAGAGCCGCA GGGCCTGGAAGCTGCGTCCTGGGCCCAGATCCACCAGAATCTACAGAAGTTCACCCGTGGCACCCAG GCAGAGCTGGAGCGGGAGCGGGCACAGCTGCTGGTCCGCGCCACGATGGCAGAGGAGCAGCTTTCTGAGCTACAGGA GTACAAGCAGGAGATCCTGAGGCTGAGGAAGCTG GCAAACCTGGAGCTGAACTCTTCATAG
- the CCDC78 gene encoding coiled-coil domain-containing protein 78 isoform X6, with the protein MEHVAAPGPPPRAAENVLPRAEAWLPGVPGGAPAWATNLGTELPSDLELSEEQRLQVCKELVDLQIKNQRLQEQHDAEIFELKSEVLWLESRVLELELQAARAAPEEADPGRRPALAQELGHKAGGQVHSYRRRLQAQSTDFLTPKNKQQELGDGTGVQPPSPELPAEAKRAQEQHGARQKALETRVAALGRQLQGAWEEARTAGQRLAAQAVVLSACRGQLHQAEAENARLQLQLKKLNEAYAIRLQHCARTVAGYADGTGPKPTAAALRTFLETTLEDIRAAHHNREQQLARAARSYRKCLADLSRRHEELLTAPSVQQMLVDPVGAPGNPRAAFGVAPSDVALLPMHTVTEFSHWTEDQARLEKQLQKLKAQKASGEVSQGGTLEPQGLEAASWAQIHQNLQKFTRGTQAELERERAQLLVRATMAEEQLSELQEYVDQHLGRYKQEILRLRKLVGTGDPWKVGAIPSDKPQHPRTCNH; encoded by the exons ATGGAGCATGTGGcagccccagggccccctcctcGGGCCGCTGAGAAT GTTCTGCCACGGGCCGAGGCCTGGCTGCCAGGAGTCCCTGGGGGTGCCCCAGCCTGGGCCACCAACCTTGGGACAGAGCTTCCCTCAGACCTAGAGCTGAgtgaggagcagcggctgcag GTCTGCAAGGAGCTGGTCGACCTGCAGATCAAAAACCAGCGCCTGCAGGAGCAGCACGATGCTGAAATCTTTGAGCTGAAGAGTGAG GTCCTGTGGCTGGAGAGCCGCgtgctggagctggagctgcaGGCAGCACGGGCAGCCCCAGAAGAGGCTGATCCAGGGCGTCGCCCGGCCCTGGCACAGGAGCTCGGACACAAGGCTGGGGGGCAGGTACACTCCTACCGTCGCAGACTCCAG GCACAGTCCACAGACTTCCTGACCCCCAAGAACAAGCAGCAGGAGCTGGGGGACGGCACAGGTGTTCAGCCACCCAGCCCGGAG CTGCCAGCAGAGGCAAAGCGGGCGCAGGAGCAGCACGGGGCTCGGCAGAAGGCCCTGGAGACGCGTGT GGCAGCCCTGGGCCGGCAgctgcagggagcctgggaggAGGCCAGGACAGCTGGGCAGCGACTGGCTGCACAAGCCGTG GTGTTGTCTGCCTGCCGGGGCCAGCTCCACCAGGCTGAGGCAGAGAACGCCCGGCTGCAGCTGCAACTTAAGAAGCTGAATGAGGCGTATGCCATTCGACTGCAGCACTGCGCCCGAACTGTGGCT GGATACGCAGATGGCACAGGCCCGAAGCCCACAGCCGCAGCCCTTCGGACATTCCTGGAGACCACTCTGGAGGACATCAGGGCAGCTCATCACAACCGTGAGCAACAGCTGGCCCGGGCCGCCCGCTCCTACCGCAAGTGCCTGGCAGATCTGAGCCGGAGGCATGAAGAGCTGCTGACTGCTCCCAG TGTGCAGCAGATGCTGGTGGACCCTGTCGGGGCCCCTGGGAACCCCAGGGCTGCCTTTGGTGTGGCCCCCTCAGATGTGGCGCTGCTGCCCATGCACACAGTCACCGAATTCAGCCACTGGACAGAGGACCAGGCCAGGCTGGAGAAGCAGCTCCAGAAGCTCAAGGCCCAG AAGGCATCTGGTGAAGTCTCCCAGGGGGGCACATTAGAGCCGCA GGGCCTGGAAGCTGCGTCCTGGGCCCAGATCCACCAGAATCTACAGAAGTTCACCCGTGGCACCCAG GCAGAGCTGGAGCGGGAGCGGGCACAGCTGCTGGTCCGCGCCACGATGGCAGAGGAGCAGCTTTCTGAGCTACAGGAGTATGTGGACCAGCACCTGGGAAG GTACAAGCAGGAGATCCTGAGGCTGAGGAAGCTGGTGGGTACAGGGGACCCCTGGAAAGTGGGGGCGATACCTTCAGACAAGCCCCAGCACCCAAGGACCTGCAACCACTAA
- the CCDC78 gene encoding coiled-coil domain-containing protein 78 isoform X3: MMKRKPERCHQPLNCPAFPRGRGTGSLLGTTEALATQVTVLQQQVLPRAEAWLPGVPGGAPAWATNLGTELPSDLELSEEQRLQVCKELVDLQIKNQRLQEQHDAEIFELKSEVLWLESRVLELELQAARAAPEEADPGRRPALAQELGHKAGGQAQSTDFLTPKNKQQELGDGTGVQPPSPELPAEAKRAQEQHGARQKALETRVAALGRQLQGAWEEARTAGQRLAAQAVVLSACRGQLHQAEAENARLQLQLKKLNEAYAIRLQHCARTVAGYADGTGPKPTAAALRTFLETTLEDIRAAHHNREQQLARAARSYRKCLADLSRRHEELLTAPSVQQMLVDPVGAPGNPRAAFGVAPSDVALLPMHTVTEFSHWTEDQARLEKQLQKLKAQKASGEVSQGGTLEPQGLEAASWAQIHQNLQKFTRGTQAELERERAQLLVRATMAEEQLSELQEYVDQHLGRYKQEILRLRKLVGTGDPWKVGAIPSDKPQHPRTCNH; encoded by the exons ATGATGAAAAGGAAGCCGGAAAGGTGTCACCAACCACTGAACTGTCCTGCTTTCCCTCGTGGGCGGGGCACCGGGAGTCTCCTGGGAACGACAGAGGCCTTGGCAACACAAGTCACAGTGCTGCAGCAACAG GTTCTGCCACGGGCCGAGGCCTGGCTGCCAGGAGTCCCTGGGGGTGCCCCAGCCTGGGCCACCAACCTTGGGACAGAGCTTCCCTCAGACCTAGAGCTGAgtgaggagcagcggctgcag GTCTGCAAGGAGCTGGTCGACCTGCAGATCAAAAACCAGCGCCTGCAGGAGCAGCACGATGCTGAAATCTTTGAGCTGAAGAGTGAG GTCCTGTGGCTGGAGAGCCGCgtgctggagctggagctgcaGGCAGCACGGGCAGCCCCAGAAGAGGCTGATCCAGGGCGTCGCCCGGCCCTGGCACAGGAGCTCGGACACAAGGCTGGGGGGCAG GCACAGTCCACAGACTTCCTGACCCCCAAGAACAAGCAGCAGGAGCTGGGGGACGGCACAGGTGTTCAGCCACCCAGCCCGGAG CTGCCAGCAGAGGCAAAGCGGGCGCAGGAGCAGCACGGGGCTCGGCAGAAGGCCCTGGAGACGCGTGT GGCAGCCCTGGGCCGGCAgctgcagggagcctgggaggAGGCCAGGACAGCTGGGCAGCGACTGGCTGCACAAGCCGTG GTGTTGTCTGCCTGCCGGGGCCAGCTCCACCAGGCTGAGGCAGAGAACGCCCGGCTGCAGCTGCAACTTAAGAAGCTGAATGAGGCGTATGCCATTCGACTGCAGCACTGCGCCCGAACTGTGGCT GGATACGCAGATGGCACAGGCCCGAAGCCCACAGCCGCAGCCCTTCGGACATTCCTGGAGACCACTCTGGAGGACATCAGGGCAGCTCATCACAACCGTGAGCAACAGCTGGCCCGGGCCGCCCGCTCCTACCGCAAGTGCCTGGCAGATCTGAGCCGGAGGCATGAAGAGCTGCTGACTGCTCCCAG TGTGCAGCAGATGCTGGTGGACCCTGTCGGGGCCCCTGGGAACCCCAGGGCTGCCTTTGGTGTGGCCCCCTCAGATGTGGCGCTGCTGCCCATGCACACAGTCACCGAATTCAGCCACTGGACAGAGGACCAGGCCAGGCTGGAGAAGCAGCTCCAGAAGCTCAAGGCCCAG AAGGCATCTGGTGAAGTCTCCCAGGGGGGCACATTAGAGCCGCA GGGCCTGGAAGCTGCGTCCTGGGCCCAGATCCACCAGAATCTACAGAAGTTCACCCGTGGCACCCAG GCAGAGCTGGAGCGGGAGCGGGCACAGCTGCTGGTCCGCGCCACGATGGCAGAGGAGCAGCTTTCTGAGCTACAGGAGTATGTGGACCAGCACCTGGGAAG GTACAAGCAGGAGATCCTGAGGCTGAGGAAGCTGGTGGGTACAGGGGACCCCTGGAAAGTGGGGGCGATACCTTCAGACAAGCCCCAGCACCCAAGGACCTGCAACCACTAA
- the CCDC78 gene encoding coiled-coil domain-containing protein 78 isoform X1: protein MMKRKPERCHQPLNCPAFPRGRGTGSLLGTTEALATQVTVLQQQVLPRAEAWLPGVPGGAPAWATNLGTELPSDLELSEEQRLQVCKELVDLQIKNQRLQEQHDAEIFELKSEVLWLESRVLELELQAARAAPEEADPGRRPALAQELGHKAGGQVHSYRRRLQAQSTDFLTPKNKQQELGDGTGVQPPSPELPAEAKRAQEQHGARQKALETRVAALGRQLQGAWEEARTAGQRLAAQAVVLSACRGQLHQAEAENARLQLQLKKLNEAYAIRLQHCARTVAGYADGTGPKPTAAALRTFLETTLEDIRAAHHNREQQLARAARSYRKCLADLSRRHEELLTAPSVQQMLVDPVGAPGNPRAAFGVAPSDVALLPMHTVTEFSHWTEDQARLEKQLQKLKAQKASGEVSQGGTLEPQGLEAASWAQIHQNLQKFTRGTQAELERERAQLLVRATMAEEQLSELQEYVDQHLGRYKQEILRLRKLVGTGDPWKVGAIPSDKPQHPRTCNH, encoded by the exons ATGATGAAAAGGAAGCCGGAAAGGTGTCACCAACCACTGAACTGTCCTGCTTTCCCTCGTGGGCGGGGCACCGGGAGTCTCCTGGGAACGACAGAGGCCTTGGCAACACAAGTCACAGTGCTGCAGCAACAG GTTCTGCCACGGGCCGAGGCCTGGCTGCCAGGAGTCCCTGGGGGTGCCCCAGCCTGGGCCACCAACCTTGGGACAGAGCTTCCCTCAGACCTAGAGCTGAgtgaggagcagcggctgcag GTCTGCAAGGAGCTGGTCGACCTGCAGATCAAAAACCAGCGCCTGCAGGAGCAGCACGATGCTGAAATCTTTGAGCTGAAGAGTGAG GTCCTGTGGCTGGAGAGCCGCgtgctggagctggagctgcaGGCAGCACGGGCAGCCCCAGAAGAGGCTGATCCAGGGCGTCGCCCGGCCCTGGCACAGGAGCTCGGACACAAGGCTGGGGGGCAGGTACACTCCTACCGTCGCAGACTCCAG GCACAGTCCACAGACTTCCTGACCCCCAAGAACAAGCAGCAGGAGCTGGGGGACGGCACAGGTGTTCAGCCACCCAGCCCGGAG CTGCCAGCAGAGGCAAAGCGGGCGCAGGAGCAGCACGGGGCTCGGCAGAAGGCCCTGGAGACGCGTGT GGCAGCCCTGGGCCGGCAgctgcagggagcctgggaggAGGCCAGGACAGCTGGGCAGCGACTGGCTGCACAAGCCGTG GTGTTGTCTGCCTGCCGGGGCCAGCTCCACCAGGCTGAGGCAGAGAACGCCCGGCTGCAGCTGCAACTTAAGAAGCTGAATGAGGCGTATGCCATTCGACTGCAGCACTGCGCCCGAACTGTGGCT GGATACGCAGATGGCACAGGCCCGAAGCCCACAGCCGCAGCCCTTCGGACATTCCTGGAGACCACTCTGGAGGACATCAGGGCAGCTCATCACAACCGTGAGCAACAGCTGGCCCGGGCCGCCCGCTCCTACCGCAAGTGCCTGGCAGATCTGAGCCGGAGGCATGAAGAGCTGCTGACTGCTCCCAG TGTGCAGCAGATGCTGGTGGACCCTGTCGGGGCCCCTGGGAACCCCAGGGCTGCCTTTGGTGTGGCCCCCTCAGATGTGGCGCTGCTGCCCATGCACACAGTCACCGAATTCAGCCACTGGACAGAGGACCAGGCCAGGCTGGAGAAGCAGCTCCAGAAGCTCAAGGCCCAG AAGGCATCTGGTGAAGTCTCCCAGGGGGGCACATTAGAGCCGCA GGGCCTGGAAGCTGCGTCCTGGGCCCAGATCCACCAGAATCTACAGAAGTTCACCCGTGGCACCCAG GCAGAGCTGGAGCGGGAGCGGGCACAGCTGCTGGTCCGCGCCACGATGGCAGAGGAGCAGCTTTCTGAGCTACAGGAGTATGTGGACCAGCACCTGGGAAG GTACAAGCAGGAGATCCTGAGGCTGAGGAAGCTGGTGGGTACAGGGGACCCCTGGAAAGTGGGGGCGATACCTTCAGACAAGCCCCAGCACCCAAGGACCTGCAACCACTAA
- the CCDC78 gene encoding coiled-coil domain-containing protein 78 isoform X2, which yields MMKRKPERCHQPLNCPAFPRGRGTGSLLGTTEALATQVTVLQQQVLPRAEAWLPGVPGGAPAWATNLGTELPSDLELSEEQRLQVCKELVDLQIKNQRLQEQHDAEIFELKSEVLWLESRVLELELQAARAAPEEADPGRRPALAQELGHKAGGQVHSYRRRLQAQSTDFLTPKNKQQELGDGTGVQPPSPELPAEAKRAQEQHGARQKALETRVAALGRQLQGAWEEARTAGQRLAAQAVVLSACRGQLHQAEAENARLQLQLKKLNEAYAIRLQHCARTVAGYADGTGPKPTAAALRTFLETTLEDIRAAHHNREQQLARAARSYRKCLADLSRRHEELLTAPSVQQMLVDPVGAPGNPRAAFGVAPSDVALLPMHTVTEFSHWTEDQARLEKQLQKLKAQKASGEVSQGGTLEPQGLEAASWAQIHQNLQKFTRGTQAELERERAQLLVRATMAEEQLSELQEYKQEILRLRKLVGTGDPWKVGAIPSDKPQHPRTCNH from the exons ATGATGAAAAGGAAGCCGGAAAGGTGTCACCAACCACTGAACTGTCCTGCTTTCCCTCGTGGGCGGGGCACCGGGAGTCTCCTGGGAACGACAGAGGCCTTGGCAACACAAGTCACAGTGCTGCAGCAACAG GTTCTGCCACGGGCCGAGGCCTGGCTGCCAGGAGTCCCTGGGGGTGCCCCAGCCTGGGCCACCAACCTTGGGACAGAGCTTCCCTCAGACCTAGAGCTGAgtgaggagcagcggctgcag GTCTGCAAGGAGCTGGTCGACCTGCAGATCAAAAACCAGCGCCTGCAGGAGCAGCACGATGCTGAAATCTTTGAGCTGAAGAGTGAG GTCCTGTGGCTGGAGAGCCGCgtgctggagctggagctgcaGGCAGCACGGGCAGCCCCAGAAGAGGCTGATCCAGGGCGTCGCCCGGCCCTGGCACAGGAGCTCGGACACAAGGCTGGGGGGCAGGTACACTCCTACCGTCGCAGACTCCAG GCACAGTCCACAGACTTCCTGACCCCCAAGAACAAGCAGCAGGAGCTGGGGGACGGCACAGGTGTTCAGCCACCCAGCCCGGAG CTGCCAGCAGAGGCAAAGCGGGCGCAGGAGCAGCACGGGGCTCGGCAGAAGGCCCTGGAGACGCGTGT GGCAGCCCTGGGCCGGCAgctgcagggagcctgggaggAGGCCAGGACAGCTGGGCAGCGACTGGCTGCACAAGCCGTG GTGTTGTCTGCCTGCCGGGGCCAGCTCCACCAGGCTGAGGCAGAGAACGCCCGGCTGCAGCTGCAACTTAAGAAGCTGAATGAGGCGTATGCCATTCGACTGCAGCACTGCGCCCGAACTGTGGCT GGATACGCAGATGGCACAGGCCCGAAGCCCACAGCCGCAGCCCTTCGGACATTCCTGGAGACCACTCTGGAGGACATCAGGGCAGCTCATCACAACCGTGAGCAACAGCTGGCCCGGGCCGCCCGCTCCTACCGCAAGTGCCTGGCAGATCTGAGCCGGAGGCATGAAGAGCTGCTGACTGCTCCCAG TGTGCAGCAGATGCTGGTGGACCCTGTCGGGGCCCCTGGGAACCCCAGGGCTGCCTTTGGTGTGGCCCCCTCAGATGTGGCGCTGCTGCCCATGCACACAGTCACCGAATTCAGCCACTGGACAGAGGACCAGGCCAGGCTGGAGAAGCAGCTCCAGAAGCTCAAGGCCCAG AAGGCATCTGGTGAAGTCTCCCAGGGGGGCACATTAGAGCCGCA GGGCCTGGAAGCTGCGTCCTGGGCCCAGATCCACCAGAATCTACAGAAGTTCACCCGTGGCACCCAG GCAGAGCTGGAGCGGGAGCGGGCACAGCTGCTGGTCCGCGCCACGATGGCAGAGGAGCAGCTTTCTGAGCTACAGGA GTACAAGCAGGAGATCCTGAGGCTGAGGAAGCTGGTGGGTACAGGGGACCCCTGGAAAGTGGGGGCGATACCTTCAGACAAGCCCCAGCACCCAAGGACCTGCAACCACTAA
- the CCDC78 gene encoding coiled-coil domain-containing protein 78 isoform X4, whose product MMKRKPERCHQPLNCPAFPRGRGTGSLLGTTEALATQVTVLQQQVLPRAEAWLPGVPGGAPAWATNLGTELPSDLELSEEQRLQVCKELVDLQIKNQRLQEQHDAEIFELKSEVLWLESRVLELELQAARAAPEEADPGRRPALAQELGHKAGGQVHSYRRRLQAQSTDFLTPKNKQQELGDGTGVQPPSPELPAEAKRAQEQHGARQKALETRVAALGRQLQGAWEEARTAGQRLAAQAVVLSACRGQLHQAEAENARLQLQLKKLNEAYAIRLQHCARTVAGYADGTGPKPTAAALRTFLETTLEDIRAAHHNREQQLARAARSYRKCLADLSRRHEELLTAPSVQQMLVDPVGAPGNPRAAFGVAPSDVALLPMHTVTEFSHWTEDQARLEKQLQKLKAQKASGEVSQGGTLEPQGLEAASWAQIHQNLQKFTRGTQAELERERAQLLVRATMAEEQLSELQEYVDQHLGRYKQEILRLRKLANLELNSS is encoded by the exons ATGATGAAAAGGAAGCCGGAAAGGTGTCACCAACCACTGAACTGTCCTGCTTTCCCTCGTGGGCGGGGCACCGGGAGTCTCCTGGGAACGACAGAGGCCTTGGCAACACAAGTCACAGTGCTGCAGCAACAG GTTCTGCCACGGGCCGAGGCCTGGCTGCCAGGAGTCCCTGGGGGTGCCCCAGCCTGGGCCACCAACCTTGGGACAGAGCTTCCCTCAGACCTAGAGCTGAgtgaggagcagcggctgcag GTCTGCAAGGAGCTGGTCGACCTGCAGATCAAAAACCAGCGCCTGCAGGAGCAGCACGATGCTGAAATCTTTGAGCTGAAGAGTGAG GTCCTGTGGCTGGAGAGCCGCgtgctggagctggagctgcaGGCAGCACGGGCAGCCCCAGAAGAGGCTGATCCAGGGCGTCGCCCGGCCCTGGCACAGGAGCTCGGACACAAGGCTGGGGGGCAGGTACACTCCTACCGTCGCAGACTCCAG GCACAGTCCACAGACTTCCTGACCCCCAAGAACAAGCAGCAGGAGCTGGGGGACGGCACAGGTGTTCAGCCACCCAGCCCGGAG CTGCCAGCAGAGGCAAAGCGGGCGCAGGAGCAGCACGGGGCTCGGCAGAAGGCCCTGGAGACGCGTGT GGCAGCCCTGGGCCGGCAgctgcagggagcctgggaggAGGCCAGGACAGCTGGGCAGCGACTGGCTGCACAAGCCGTG GTGTTGTCTGCCTGCCGGGGCCAGCTCCACCAGGCTGAGGCAGAGAACGCCCGGCTGCAGCTGCAACTTAAGAAGCTGAATGAGGCGTATGCCATTCGACTGCAGCACTGCGCCCGAACTGTGGCT GGATACGCAGATGGCACAGGCCCGAAGCCCACAGCCGCAGCCCTTCGGACATTCCTGGAGACCACTCTGGAGGACATCAGGGCAGCTCATCACAACCGTGAGCAACAGCTGGCCCGGGCCGCCCGCTCCTACCGCAAGTGCCTGGCAGATCTGAGCCGGAGGCATGAAGAGCTGCTGACTGCTCCCAG TGTGCAGCAGATGCTGGTGGACCCTGTCGGGGCCCCTGGGAACCCCAGGGCTGCCTTTGGTGTGGCCCCCTCAGATGTGGCGCTGCTGCCCATGCACACAGTCACCGAATTCAGCCACTGGACAGAGGACCAGGCCAGGCTGGAGAAGCAGCTCCAGAAGCTCAAGGCCCAG AAGGCATCTGGTGAAGTCTCCCAGGGGGGCACATTAGAGCCGCA GGGCCTGGAAGCTGCGTCCTGGGCCCAGATCCACCAGAATCTACAGAAGTTCACCCGTGGCACCCAG GCAGAGCTGGAGCGGGAGCGGGCACAGCTGCTGGTCCGCGCCACGATGGCAGAGGAGCAGCTTTCTGAGCTACAGGAGTATGTGGACCAGCACCTGGGAAG GTACAAGCAGGAGATCCTGAGGCTGAGGAAGCTG GCAAACCTGGAGCTGAACTCTTCATAG
- the CCDC78 gene encoding coiled-coil domain-containing protein 78 isoform X9 produces MEHVAAPGPPPRAAENVCKELVDLQIKNQRLQEQHDAEIFELKSEVLWLESRVLELELQAARAAPEEADPGRRPALAQELGHKAGGQVHSYRRRLQAQSTDFLTPKNKQQELGDGTGVQPPSPELPAEAKRAQEQHGARQKALETRVAALGRQLQGAWEEARTAGQRLAAQAVVLSACRGQLHQAEAENARLQLQLKKLNEAYAIRLQHCARTVAGYADGTGPKPTAAALRTFLETTLEDIRAAHHNREQQLARAARSYRKCLADLSRRHEELLTAPSVQQMLVDPVGAPGNPRAAFGVAPSDVALLPMHTVTEFSHWTEDQARLEKQLQKLKAQKASGEVSQGGTLEPQGLEAASWAQIHQNLQKFTRGTQAELERERAQLLVRATMAEEQLSELQEYVDQHLGRYKQEILRLRKLVGTGDPWKVGAIPSDKPQHPRTCNH; encoded by the exons ATGGAGCATGTGGcagccccagggccccctcctcGGGCCGCTGAGAAT GTCTGCAAGGAGCTGGTCGACCTGCAGATCAAAAACCAGCGCCTGCAGGAGCAGCACGATGCTGAAATCTTTGAGCTGAAGAGTGAG GTCCTGTGGCTGGAGAGCCGCgtgctggagctggagctgcaGGCAGCACGGGCAGCCCCAGAAGAGGCTGATCCAGGGCGTCGCCCGGCCCTGGCACAGGAGCTCGGACACAAGGCTGGGGGGCAGGTACACTCCTACCGTCGCAGACTCCAG GCACAGTCCACAGACTTCCTGACCCCCAAGAACAAGCAGCAGGAGCTGGGGGACGGCACAGGTGTTCAGCCACCCAGCCCGGAG CTGCCAGCAGAGGCAAAGCGGGCGCAGGAGCAGCACGGGGCTCGGCAGAAGGCCCTGGAGACGCGTGT GGCAGCCCTGGGCCGGCAgctgcagggagcctgggaggAGGCCAGGACAGCTGGGCAGCGACTGGCTGCACAAGCCGTG GTGTTGTCTGCCTGCCGGGGCCAGCTCCACCAGGCTGAGGCAGAGAACGCCCGGCTGCAGCTGCAACTTAAGAAGCTGAATGAGGCGTATGCCATTCGACTGCAGCACTGCGCCCGAACTGTGGCT GGATACGCAGATGGCACAGGCCCGAAGCCCACAGCCGCAGCCCTTCGGACATTCCTGGAGACCACTCTGGAGGACATCAGGGCAGCTCATCACAACCGTGAGCAACAGCTGGCCCGGGCCGCCCGCTCCTACCGCAAGTGCCTGGCAGATCTGAGCCGGAGGCATGAAGAGCTGCTGACTGCTCCCAG TGTGCAGCAGATGCTGGTGGACCCTGTCGGGGCCCCTGGGAACCCCAGGGCTGCCTTTGGTGTGGCCCCCTCAGATGTGGCGCTGCTGCCCATGCACACAGTCACCGAATTCAGCCACTGGACAGAGGACCAGGCCAGGCTGGAGAAGCAGCTCCAGAAGCTCAAGGCCCAG AAGGCATCTGGTGAAGTCTCCCAGGGGGGCACATTAGAGCCGCA GGGCCTGGAAGCTGCGTCCTGGGCCCAGATCCACCAGAATCTACAGAAGTTCACCCGTGGCACCCAG GCAGAGCTGGAGCGGGAGCGGGCACAGCTGCTGGTCCGCGCCACGATGGCAGAGGAGCAGCTTTCTGAGCTACAGGAGTATGTGGACCAGCACCTGGGAAG GTACAAGCAGGAGATCCTGAGGCTGAGGAAGCTGGTGGGTACAGGGGACCCCTGGAAAGTGGGGGCGATACCTTCAGACAAGCCCCAGCACCCAAGGACCTGCAACCACTAA